In one Rhodocyclaceae bacterium genomic region, the following are encoded:
- a CDS encoding dihydroorotate dehydrogenase electron transfer subunit yields MFATAAVKVGEPGTGHSPPQCPAEESIVPVVAHEWVNEEYKHLVVKATPKALAAQPGQFFHLLCPSPDEGELWFRRPQSVYRIQRSSGRLEFLYKVVGRGTKGLAMLKPGDELNMVGPLGVGFHLKPEWKNIVVLGRGVGLATMAPISQFAGEKGVRVTAILSARSPDLALAADLFESVGSVVKVLDTDGTSNIDNVEKILRQLIAEKRADAFFTCGSNRLMQLMKKLGREFDIPGQMAMEQIMACGLGPCYICVRTFERNGQKEMRRVCVEGPVFDLQECLGW; encoded by the coding sequence ATGTTTGCCACCGCCGCCGTGAAGGTGGGCGAACCCGGGACCGGCCATTCGCCGCCGCAGTGCCCGGCCGAGGAATCGATCGTCCCGGTCGTTGCCCACGAGTGGGTGAACGAGGAATACAAGCACCTGGTAGTCAAGGCCACGCCGAAAGCGCTCGCCGCCCAGCCTGGCCAGTTCTTCCACCTGCTGTGCCCGTCGCCGGACGAGGGGGAGCTGTGGTTCCGCCGCCCGCAGTCGGTGTACCGTATCCAGCGCTCCAGCGGCCGTCTCGAGTTCCTCTACAAGGTGGTCGGTCGCGGCACCAAGGGCCTGGCCATGCTCAAGCCCGGCGACGAGCTGAACATGGTCGGCCCGCTCGGCGTCGGCTTCCACCTGAAGCCCGAGTGGAAGAACATCGTCGTGCTTGGACGCGGCGTTGGCCTGGCGACGATGGCGCCGATCTCGCAGTTCGCCGGCGAGAAGGGCGTGCGCGTCACGGCCATCCTGTCGGCGCGCAGCCCCGACCTGGCGCTGGCAGCCGACCTGTTCGAGAGCGTTGGCAGTGTGGTCAAGGTGCTCGACACCGACGGCACCAGCAACATCGACAACGTCGAGAAGATCCTGCGCCAGCTGATTGCAGAGAAGCGCGCCGATGCGTTCTTCACCTGCGGCTCGAACCGGCTGATGCAGTTGATGAAGAAGCTGGGCCGCGAGTTCGACATCCCCGGGCAGATGGCGATGGAGCAGATCATGGCCTGCGGCCTCGGTCCCTGCTACATCTGCGTGCGTACCTTCGAGCGCAACGGCCAGAAGGAGATGCGCCGGGTTTGCGTGGAAGGCCCTGTGTTCGACCTGCAGGAGTGCCTGGGATGGTAG
- a CDS encoding helix-turn-helix transcriptional regulator, with protein sequence MAIRFDDIGNRLRAFRLGSGLSADEIARRLEISRAALYRFEKGELAKIETLGRLSELLGVSVPTLLGVGVEYIASAVAYFERLRQNEETAEQIIVLAGPISYLLASESFDATLVEVLTESIPADLPAHDRAIAEVGEIMAILQARKAQYQRRQPAVVNLISASEIERFLHNGLVGRLDLDEAIRSERRAQAVREVTRFAKLTEEQPIGIQIGIVPDTLPHASFQILRQPDRQVLVLSPFRLGEQPNVRIGVAMITSAPEALALHQKAAEEMWSRALKGAAAAKFLRGLIAKYR encoded by the coding sequence ATGGCGATCCGATTCGACGATATCGGCAACCGGCTGCGTGCCTTCCGTCTCGGGTCCGGCCTTTCGGCCGACGAGATTGCACGCCGCCTCGAGATCTCGCGCGCCGCGCTCTATCGTTTCGAGAAGGGCGAACTGGCGAAGATCGAAACGCTGGGACGACTGTCGGAACTGCTCGGCGTATCGGTGCCGACCCTGCTCGGCGTCGGCGTCGAGTACATCGCCTCGGCGGTGGCCTACTTCGAACGGCTGCGGCAGAATGAGGAGACGGCCGAACAGATCATCGTGCTCGCCGGCCCGATCTCCTACCTGCTGGCGTCGGAATCGTTCGACGCGACACTCGTCGAGGTCCTGACCGAGAGCATCCCGGCCGACCTGCCGGCGCATGACCGCGCGATCGCCGAAGTCGGCGAGATCATGGCCATCCTGCAGGCGCGCAAGGCGCAGTACCAGCGGCGCCAGCCGGCGGTGGTCAACCTGATCTCGGCCAGCGAGATCGAGCGTTTCCTGCACAACGGCCTGGTCGGCCGCCTCGACCTCGACGAGGCGATCCGGTCCGAGCGCCGCGCGCAGGCAGTGCGCGAGGTCACCCGCTTCGCGAAGCTCACCGAAGAGCAGCCGATCGGCATCCAGATAGGCATCGTGCCCGACACGCTGCCCCACGCGAGCTTCCAGATCCTGCGCCAGCCCGACCGGCAGGTACTCGTGCTGTCGCCGTTCCGCCTGGGCGAGCAGCCAAACGTGCGCATCGGGGTGGCGATGATCACCTCGGCGCCCGAAGCGCTGGCGCTGCACCAGAAGGCGGCGGAGGAAATGTGGAGCCGGGCGCTGAAGGGGGCTGCCGCCGCGAAGTTCCTGCGCGGGCTGATCGCGAAGTACCGCTGA
- a CDS encoding tripartite tricarboxylate transporter substrate binding protein, producing MKIATLLALSATVAASALAPAAALAQPSEGTFPTRPLRFLVPFAPGGGNDFIARTLAQRLSEGLGQPVLVDNRAGGGGLLATELAARAQPDGYTLLLGFIGPFSISPTMQKVNYDPVRDFISLDFFASSYHLLIAHPSVPVRTVKELVAHAKANPGRLNYASSGSGANLHLSGELFKMATGTDLVHIPYKGAGPAAAAVLAGEAQLLFSSITAALPLARAGRVTALAMTSPKRSPLAPEVPTLNEQGIFNVEVPSWYTLMAPAKTPREAAERLRAEVRRVVAIAEFRETLGKQAIDVQVMPQAEFTTFLKADTAKYAAVVKKSKITAE from the coding sequence ATGAAGATCGCAACCCTGCTCGCCCTGTCCGCAACCGTTGCCGCGTCGGCGCTCGCACCGGCCGCCGCGCTGGCACAGCCGTCCGAGGGCACCTTCCCGACGCGCCCGCTGCGCTTCCTCGTGCCGTTCGCACCGGGTGGCGGAAACGATTTCATCGCCCGCACGCTGGCGCAGCGCCTGTCCGAAGGCCTCGGCCAGCCGGTGCTGGTCGACAACCGGGCTGGCGGCGGCGGCCTGCTTGCGACCGAACTGGCGGCACGTGCGCAGCCCGATGGCTATACGCTGCTTCTCGGCTTCATCGGCCCGTTCTCGATCTCCCCGACGATGCAGAAGGTGAACTACGATCCGGTGCGGGACTTCATCAGCCTGGACTTCTTCGCGTCGTCCTATCACCTGCTGATCGCCCATCCGTCGGTGCCGGTCAGGACGGTCAAGGAACTCGTCGCCCATGCCAAGGCCAACCCGGGGCGCCTCAACTATGCATCGAGCGGCTCGGGCGCGAACCTGCACCTTTCGGGAGAGCTGTTCAAGATGGCCACTGGCACCGACCTCGTGCATATCCCGTACAAGGGCGCCGGCCCCGCAGCTGCCGCGGTGCTTGCCGGCGAAGCGCAGTTGCTGTTCTCGTCGATCACGGCGGCACTGCCGCTGGCACGCGCGGGACGGGTCACCGCACTGGCAATGACCAGCCCGAAGCGCTCGCCGCTCGCGCCCGAAGTGCCCACGCTGAACGAGCAGGGTATCTTCAACGTCGAGGTACCTTCCTGGTACACGCTGATGGCCCCGGCGAAGACCCCGCGCGAGGCGGCCGAGCGGCTGCGCGCCGAGGTGCGGCGCGTGGTCGCGATAGCCGAGTTCCGGGAGACGCTCGGGAAGCAGGCGATCGACGTGCAGGTGATGCCGCAGGCGGAGTTCACGACGTTCCTGAAGGCCGATACCGCCAAGTACGCAGCGGTGGTGAAGAAGTCGAAGATCACGGCGGAATAG
- a CDS encoding tripartite tricarboxylate transporter substrate binding protein: MSSLLVSLPAGLAAVVATPVHAQQAAAAWPSRTVRIVVPFGPGGSADLVARILGQRLTESLGQPVIVENRPGAGAMLGNELVAKSPPDGYTLTIGTLGPFAVNQSLFRKVPYDSQRDFAPITLTGASSHVLVVHPSMPVKSMPDLIALAKQRPGQMTFASSGIGNATHLTGELFKSMAGVDVVHVPYKGGGAAVADLIGGHVGFSFASMPSALPHVRAGKLRALAVAPAQRVPSAPELPTVAESGLPGFSSEDWQGVLAPAKTPQDIVTRLNGEIHKVLGAAEVREKLDAQGFQVRLSTPQQFAELIRSESTKWAKIVKEANIRID; encoded by the coding sequence ATGTCGTCACTGCTGGTTTCCCTCCCGGCCGGCCTTGCTGCAGTGGTGGCTACGCCCGTGCATGCGCAGCAGGCCGCTGCTGCATGGCCTTCGCGAACGGTTCGCATCGTGGTGCCGTTCGGGCCGGGCGGCAGTGCCGACCTGGTCGCGCGCATCCTCGGCCAGCGGCTGACCGAATCGCTGGGCCAGCCGGTGATCGTCGAGAACCGGCCCGGTGCCGGTGCCATGCTCGGTAATGAGCTGGTGGCGAAGTCGCCCCCGGACGGCTATACCCTGACCATCGGCACCTTGGGCCCGTTCGCGGTGAACCAGAGCCTGTTCCGCAAGGTGCCCTACGACAGCCAGCGCGACTTCGCGCCGATCACGCTGACCGGTGCCTCGTCCCATGTGCTGGTCGTGCATCCGTCGATGCCGGTGAAGTCGATGCCAGACCTGATCGCGCTGGCGAAGCAGCGTCCCGGGCAGATGACCTTCGCCTCCAGCGGCATTGGCAATGCGACCCACCTCACCGGCGAGCTGTTCAAGTCGATGGCGGGGGTGGACGTGGTGCACGTCCCGTACAAGGGTGGTGGCGCCGCGGTGGCCGACCTGATCGGCGGCCATGTCGGTTTCTCGTTCGCGAGCATGCCCTCGGCGCTGCCGCACGTGCGCGCTGGCAAGCTGCGCGCGCTGGCGGTGGCGCCAGCCCAGCGCGTGCCGAGCGCGCCGGAACTGCCGACCGTCGCAGAATCGGGCCTGCCCGGTTTCTCGTCGGAGGACTGGCAGGGCGTGCTGGCACCGGCGAAGACGCCCCAGGATATCGTGACGCGCCTCAATGGCGAGATCCACAAGGTCCTCGGTGCTGCCGAGGTCAGGGAGAAGCTCGATGCGCAAGGCTTCCAGGTGCGCCTGTCCACGCCGCAGCAGTTCGCCGAACTGATCCGCAGCGAGTCGACCAAGTGGGCGAAGATCGTCAAGGAAGCCAACATCCGCATCGATTGA
- a CDS encoding UbiD family decarboxylase has product MTKSTLDETVGYRGLREWLERSEGFGELLKIDGAHWDTEMGAITHMMTEKSRGQAPAILFDNIPGYPAGFRTLYGQFSSIKRVALTLGLPLEHARKVDIVKAYHERIRTLKPLPPKIVETGPILENVITGDACDVLMFPVPRHHEADKARFIGTADGVITLDPDEGWYNVGAYRSQVYDGKTIGCQITEGKHGRIHRDKYFERGESMKVVILCGQDPLLFMLSASPLPDGISEIDFMGGLRGEPVECVRGPFTGFPIPADCEIAIEGEMVPGQVLPEGPFGEWMGYYSDDSVPRPYVNVKTILHRNNPILCCAPQHKPVDETGLLKGIAGAAEVWRALDACGIPDVLGVWNHEAGPATRFTVVQIIQRYPGHSRNALHIAANCQGGAYAGKWTVVVDEDIDAGDLDQVLWAMSTRFDPMTDIDLIQKAWASKRDPLWLPGNFNNRILVDACIPYDMKLKKTFPTVVDVSAELRAKIKAKWTNLQFPGF; this is encoded by the coding sequence ATGACCAAGTCCACCCTCGATGAAACCGTAGGCTACCGCGGGCTGCGCGAATGGCTCGAGCGCAGCGAAGGTTTCGGCGAACTGCTGAAGATCGACGGGGCGCACTGGGATACCGAGATGGGTGCGATCACCCACATGATGACCGAGAAGAGCCGTGGCCAGGCGCCGGCCATCCTGTTCGACAACATTCCCGGCTATCCGGCGGGCTTTCGTACGCTCTACGGGCAGTTCTCGTCGATCAAGCGGGTGGCGCTGACCCTCGGCCTGCCGCTCGAACATGCGCGCAAGGTCGACATCGTGAAGGCCTACCATGAGCGTATCCGCACGCTGAAGCCGCTGCCGCCGAAGATCGTCGAGACCGGGCCGATCCTCGAGAACGTGATCACGGGCGATGCCTGCGACGTGCTGATGTTCCCGGTGCCGCGCCACCACGAGGCGGACAAGGCACGCTTCATCGGCACCGCCGACGGTGTGATCACGCTCGATCCGGACGAGGGCTGGTACAACGTCGGTGCCTACCGCAGCCAGGTCTACGACGGCAAGACGATCGGCTGCCAGATCACCGAGGGCAAGCACGGCCGCATCCACCGCGACAAGTATTTCGAGCGCGGCGAGTCGATGAAGGTCGTGATCCTCTGCGGCCAGGATCCGCTGCTGTTCATGCTGTCGGCCAGCCCGCTGCCCGACGGCATCAGCGAGATCGACTTCATGGGCGGCCTGCGCGGCGAACCGGTCGAGTGCGTGCGCGGGCCGTTCACCGGCTTTCCGATCCCGGCCGATTGCGAGATCGCGATCGAGGGCGAGATGGTCCCCGGGCAGGTGCTGCCGGAAGGACCGTTCGGCGAGTGGATGGGGTATTACTCCGACGACTCGGTGCCGCGTCCCTACGTGAACGTGAAGACCATCCTGCACCGGAACAACCCGATCCTCTGCTGCGCGCCGCAGCACAAGCCGGTCGACGAGACCGGCCTGCTCAAGGGCATCGCGGGCGCGGCCGAGGTCTGGCGCGCACTCGACGCCTGCGGCATCCCGGACGTGCTCGGCGTCTGGAACCACGAGGCAGGCCCGGCGACGCGGTTCACGGTGGTGCAGATCATCCAGCGCTATCCCGGACACTCGCGCAACGCGCTGCACATCGCGGCCAACTGCCAGGGTGGCGCGTATGCCGGCAAGTGGACGGTGGTGGTCGACGAGGACATCGACGCTGGCGACCTCGATCAGGTGCTTTGGGCGATGAGCACCCGCTTCGACCCGATGACCGACATCGACCTGATCCAGAAGGCCTGGGCCTCCAAGCGCGATCCGCTGTGGCTACCGGGCAACTTCAACAACCGCATCCTCGTCGACGCCTGCATCCCGTACGACATGAAGCTGAAGAAGACCTTCCCGACGGTGGTCGACGTCAGTGCCGAGCTGCGCGCGAAGATCAAGGCGAAGTGGACCAACCTGCAGTTCCCGGGTTTCTGA
- a CDS encoding UbiD family decarboxylase, producing MENQDLRRWLARMEAAGELQHVSGAERMEEIGGIVDIYQRKMGRQALLFDDVPGYPRGYRVLANVLTSVRRIAMTLGLPDDSTEMDLVRYWRNYIGGANTHKPEVVKTGKLLENVLYGKDIDLLKIPTPKWHEDDGGPYIGTGCMVIMKDPDSGWINYGAYRGQVFDKAIATVMCSKGKHGDLLMQKYFQRGERCPIAVVVGVHPALFMVAGLEIPYGKNEYEAAGALIGEPVQVIEGPITGLPIPAHAEIAYEGFVSPGDKIDEGPLGEWTGYYCSGKSPQPVIRVESMLHRNDPVLLGVVPAVPPNDDSYYRGHFRAGAVWRQLEGAGIPGVTGVWSHEAGGGRYWLTVAVKQMYPGHSKQVGLVAGQVHAAAYCNRYVVVVDDDINPANMDEVVWAMCTRVDPREDVEILKGCWSTRLDPMSYPEDQPVLNSRMVIDACRPWIKRDTFPAVARSSAGLDARIREKFAHVLPKGA from the coding sequence ATGGAAAACCAGGACCTCCGGCGCTGGCTCGCGCGGATGGAAGCCGCAGGCGAGTTGCAGCATGTGAGCGGCGCCGAGCGGATGGAAGAGATCGGCGGCATCGTCGACATCTACCAGCGCAAGATGGGCCGCCAGGCACTGCTGTTCGACGACGTGCCCGGCTATCCGCGCGGCTACCGCGTGCTCGCCAACGTGCTCACCTCGGTACGCCGCATCGCGATGACGCTCGGCCTGCCCGACGATTCCACCGAGATGGACCTCGTGCGCTACTGGCGCAACTACATCGGTGGCGCGAACACGCACAAGCCCGAGGTGGTGAAGACCGGCAAACTGCTCGAGAACGTGCTGTACGGCAAGGACATCGACCTGCTGAAGATCCCGACGCCCAAGTGGCACGAGGATGACGGCGGCCCGTACATCGGCACTGGCTGCATGGTCATCATGAAGGACCCCGACTCGGGCTGGATCAACTACGGCGCTTACCGGGGCCAGGTGTTCGACAAGGCCATCGCCACCGTGATGTGCTCGAAGGGCAAGCACGGCGACCTGCTGATGCAGAAGTACTTCCAGCGCGGCGAGCGCTGCCCGATCGCGGTGGTGGTCGGCGTGCATCCGGCGCTGTTCATGGTCGCCGGCCTGGAGATCCCCTACGGCAAGAATGAATACGAGGCAGCCGGTGCGCTGATCGGCGAGCCGGTGCAGGTGATCGAAGGTCCGATCACCGGGCTGCCGATCCCGGCGCACGCCGAGATCGCCTACGAAGGCTTCGTCTCGCCGGGGGACAAGATCGATGAAGGTCCGCTCGGCGAATGGACCGGCTACTACTGCAGCGGCAAGTCTCCGCAGCCGGTGATCCGGGTCGAGTCGATGCTCCACCGCAACGACCCGGTGCTGCTGGGCGTGGTACCGGCGGTGCCGCCGAACGACGACAGCTACTACCGCGGGCACTTCCGGGCCGGCGCGGTCTGGCGCCAACTCGAGGGTGCCGGCATCCCGGGCGTCACCGGCGTCTGGTCGCACGAGGCCGGTGGCGGCCGCTACTGGCTCACGGTGGCGGTGAAACAGATGTATCCGGGGCACTCGAAGCAGGTCGGACTGGTCGCCGGGCAGGTGCACGCAGCCGCCTACTGCAACCGCTACGTGGTCGTGGTCGACGACGACATCAACCCGGCCAACATGGATGAAGTCGTGTGGGCCATGTGCACCAGGGTCGACCCGCGCGAAGACGTCGAGATCCTCAAGGGCTGCTGGAGCACCCGGCTCGACCCGATGTCGTACCCGGAAGACCAGCCGGTGCTGAACTCGCGCATGGTGATAGACGCCTGCCGGCCGTGGATCAAGCGCGACACCTTCCCGGCGGTCGCACGCTCCAGCGCTGGGCTCGATGCGCGTATCCGTGAGAAGTTTGCGCACGTGCTGCCCAAAGGCGCCTGA
- a CDS encoding lytic murein transglycosylase has translation MQPTVSPVAPTSTQSALRVLVGAAFLLSVPAPALANEWASCVRELRTIAIGKGIDAQVFDASLAGVEPDADILKAFDNQPEFTIPIWDYLSGLVDEERVADGRALMEKWAAVLAQAEEKFGVDRFVIAAVWGVESDYGRIMGKRELVRSLTTLSCSGRRQAFFRGELLATLRIVQSGDIPIGSLVGSWAGAFGQTQFIPSTYQRLAIDFDGDGRRDIIGSVPDALGSTANYLKRAGWVTGQSWGYEVRLPAGYAGPVGRRAKQSLTQWSELGIRQADGSALTGTGPAGLLLPSGAKGPAFIVFRNFDAIFAYNAAESYALAIAHLADRLRGAGAFRTPWPTDDPGIGRAERREVQQRLLDRGFDVGVPDGIVGARTRTAIRAFQASAGLTQDGRAGTRVLQALRASTSSPAVAPLAK, from the coding sequence ATGCAGCCAACGGTTTCCCCTGTCGCGCCGACCTCGACGCAGTCTGCCCTCCGGGTCCTGGTCGGCGCAGCCTTCCTGCTGTCCGTCCCCGCGCCGGCCCTCGCGAACGAGTGGGCGTCCTGCGTGAGGGAGCTGCGTACGATCGCCATCGGCAAGGGCATCGATGCACAGGTCTTCGACGCGTCGCTGGCGGGGGTCGAGCCTGACGCAGACATCCTCAAGGCCTTCGACAACCAGCCGGAATTCACGATCCCGATCTGGGACTACCTGTCCGGACTGGTCGACGAGGAACGGGTAGCCGATGGCCGTGCGCTGATGGAGAAGTGGGCAGCGGTACTGGCCCAGGCGGAGGAGAAGTTCGGCGTCGACCGCTTCGTGATCGCAGCCGTCTGGGGCGTCGAATCCGACTACGGTCGAATCATGGGCAAGCGGGAACTGGTGCGCTCGCTGACCACGTTGTCCTGCTCCGGTCGGCGCCAGGCGTTCTTCCGCGGCGAACTGCTGGCGACGCTGCGCATCGTGCAGAGCGGCGACATCCCGATCGGCTCGCTGGTCGGTTCCTGGGCGGGTGCATTCGGACAGACCCAGTTCATCCCGTCGACCTACCAGCGGCTCGCGATCGATTTCGACGGCGACGGTCGGCGCGACATCATCGGTTCGGTGCCCGATGCGCTGGGCTCCACCGCCAACTACCTGAAGCGTGCCGGCTGGGTCACCGGCCAATCGTGGGGATACGAGGTGCGGCTGCCGGCGGGCTACGCCGGTCCGGTCGGGCGGCGCGCGAAGCAGTCGCTCACCCAGTGGAGCGAACTCGGCATCCGGCAGGCCGATGGCAGCGCGCTCACCGGTACCGGCCCGGCCGGCCTGCTGCTGCCCTCGGGCGCGAAGGGTCCGGCATTCATCGTGTTCCGCAACTTCGATGCGATCTTCGCCTACAACGCGGCCGAATCGTATGCGCTGGCCATCGCGCACCTCGCCGATCGGCTGCGCGGCGCGGGTGCTTTCCGCACGCCTTGGCCGACCGACGATCCGGGCATCGGCCGAGCCGAGCGCCGCGAGGTGCAGCAGCGCCTGCTCGACCGCGGCTTCGATGTCGGCGTGCCCGACGGTATCGTCGGCGCGCGCACGCGCACCGCGATCAGGGCGTTCCAGGCGTCGGCCGGACTGACGCAGGACGGTCGCGCGGGCACCCGAGTCTTGCAGGCATTGCGGGCGTCGACATCGAGCCCTGCCGTGGCACCACTGGCGAAATGA
- a CDS encoding DUF2721 domain-containing protein yields MITDGISHAIQLAVAPVFMLTAIAGLIGALATRLGRIIDRARSLEERIREGRLVDQPAVEATYLELRRLKVRGRVVNASVGLLALAAMMIGATVLSLFLGETTDSRISPLVSVTFLSGVVCFVLALVGFLLETLLAGYTLRFRDHPPLE; encoded by the coding sequence ATGATCACCGACGGCATCTCGCACGCGATCCAGCTGGCAGTTGCGCCGGTGTTCATGCTGACCGCCATTGCCGGGCTGATCGGGGCGCTCGCCACGCGACTCGGCCGGATCATCGATCGCGCACGCAGCCTGGAAGAGCGCATCCGCGAGGGCAGGCTGGTCGACCAGCCCGCAGTCGAGGCCACCTACCTGGAACTGCGCCGGCTGAAGGTGCGCGGCCGGGTCGTCAACGCCTCGGTCGGCCTGCTTGCATTGGCGGCGATGATGATCGGCGCGACGGTGCTGTCGCTGTTCCTCGGCGAGACGACGGATTCCCGGATCAGCCCGCTGGTCTCGGTCACCTTCCTCTCCGGCGTCGTCTGTTTCGTGCTCGCGCTGGTCGGCTTCCTGCTGGAGACCCTGCTGGCCGGCTACACGCTGCGCTTCCGCGACCACCCGCCACTGGAGTGA
- a CDS encoding ABC transporter substrate-binding protein, with protein sequence MTERMQPTIHSERRRTLALAASLALAPFGAGFAGLARAATPLQPIEVIVFAGANAMPSYVAQEKGFFAREGLVVNITATPNSGFQISSLVAGKFHVASTAIDNLIAYQEGQGTAKLDREPDMVAFMGISSAELSLFALPEIRTIADLKGRDLALDSLSTGYAFVLRYMLEKGGLGPADVRFVAVGNSRARLQSLRDGKFAAALITEPFTGVARQEGFALLGEGVSTLGGYQANVRIANRAWARDNPKAMVGYIRALRSAIDWIYDPANRDEAARILASRVKVGEAAALGSIDGMTRGPSALQRSGEMDLQGLRNVIMLRERYGVPQKKMGPPSKYYDASWYEQARARP encoded by the coding sequence ATGACCGAGCGGATGCAACCGACGATCCACAGTGAGCGGCGCAGGACACTCGCGCTTGCAGCGTCCCTTGCCCTGGCGCCCTTCGGTGCCGGGTTTGCAGGGTTGGCCAGAGCGGCCACGCCGCTGCAGCCGATCGAGGTGATCGTGTTCGCCGGTGCCAATGCGATGCCGTCCTATGTAGCCCAGGAAAAGGGGTTCTTCGCGCGCGAGGGCCTGGTGGTGAACATCACTGCAACGCCCAACTCCGGCTTCCAGATCAGCAGCCTGGTGGCCGGCAAGTTCCATGTCGCAAGCACCGCCATCGACAACCTGATCGCCTACCAGGAGGGGCAGGGCACCGCGAAGCTCGACCGTGAGCCTGACATGGTGGCCTTCATGGGCATTTCTTCGGCCGAACTGTCGCTGTTCGCGCTGCCCGAGATCCGTACCATCGCCGACCTCAAGGGCCGGGACCTCGCACTCGACTCGCTGTCCACCGGTTATGCCTTCGTGCTGCGCTACATGCTGGAGAAGGGCGGGCTCGGCCCCGCCGATGTCCGCTTTGTCGCCGTGGGCAACTCGCGCGCCCGGCTGCAGTCGCTGCGCGACGGCAAGTTCGCGGCGGCGCTGATCACCGAGCCGTTCACCGGCGTGGCCCGGCAGGAAGGTTTCGCCCTGCTCGGCGAGGGCGTGTCCACGCTGGGTGGCTACCAGGCCAACGTGCGTATCGCCAATCGCGCCTGGGCCCGTGACAACCCGAAGGCGATGGTCGGCTACATCCGGGCGCTGCGCTCGGCGATCGACTGGATCTACGATCCGGCGAACCGCGACGAAGCGGCGCGCATCCTCGCGTCGCGGGTGAAGGTGGGCGAGGCTGCCGCGCTGGGCAGCATCGACGGCATGACACGGGGGCCGTCGGCGCTTCAGCGAAGTGGCGAGATGGACCTGCAGGGCCTGCGCAACGTGATCATGCTGCGTGAGCGCTACGGCGTGCCGCAGAAGAAGATGGGACCGCCGTCGAAGTACTACGATGCCTCCTGGTACGAGCAGGCACGCGCGCGGCCCTAG
- a CDS encoding tripartite tricarboxylate transporter substrate binding protein, giving the protein MLAVMAVVLLPGEVHAQSRAAEAYPNRPIRMIVDFSAGGLSDQLVRAVAPKMSEALGQPMVMDNRPGAAGALAYSIVAKAVPDGHTLVTLSTGFSLNLNLVSKLPFDTDRDFIPIGLIGTTPNVLVTSSKGAKTVAELVALVRSKPNATNAASTGIGSTPHLTLELFKSVAKIDPTHVPFNGSGPAIADMLGGRLDFMFVNMPASLGHIKGGRIQALAVGSEKRSPQLPDVPTMDESGYKGFRSTSWAGIGGPAGLPKTVVARLSKETIAAVESPEVRDRITAAGGEARSSTPEQFSAFIKDEIARWGRVIKAAGVRVDR; this is encoded by the coding sequence ATGCTCGCCGTCATGGCCGTGGTCCTGCTGCCGGGTGAGGTGCACGCACAGTCGCGCGCAGCCGAGGCTTACCCGAACCGTCCGATCCGGATGATCGTCGACTTCTCGGCGGGCGGGCTGTCCGACCAGCTGGTCCGGGCAGTGGCGCCGAAGATGAGCGAGGCGCTCGGTCAGCCGATGGTGATGGACAACCGCCCGGGTGCGGCTGGCGCGCTCGCCTACAGCATCGTCGCCAAGGCGGTGCCGGACGGCCATACCCTGGTCACGCTGTCGACCGGGTTCTCGCTGAACCTCAACCTGGTGTCGAAACTGCCGTTCGATACCGATCGCGATTTCATCCCGATCGGCCTGATCGGCACCACGCCCAACGTGCTGGTCACCAGCAGCAAGGGTGCGAAGACCGTGGCGGAACTCGTCGCGCTGGTGCGTTCGAAGCCGAACGCGACCAATGCAGCGTCGACCGGCATCGGCTCCACGCCGCACCTGACGCTCGAACTGTTCAAGAGCGTTGCGAAGATCGATCCGACCCATGTCCCGTTCAACGGCAGCGGCCCGGCGATCGCCGACATGCTCGGCGGCCGGCTCGACTTCATGTTCGTCAACATGCCGGCAAGCCTCGGGCACATCAAGGGCGGACGTATCCAGGCGCTGGCAGTCGGTAGCGAGAAGCGGTCGCCGCAACTGCCCGACGTGCCGACGATGGACGAATCCGGCTACAAGGGCTTCCGCTCGACCAGCTGGGCGGGCATCGGCGGGCCGGCCGGGCTGCCGAAGACGGTCGTTGCCCGGCTGAGCAAGGAGACGATCGCCGCCGTCGAATCCCCCGAGGTACGCGACCGCATCACGGCTGCCGGCGGCGAAGCGCGGTCGTCGACGCCGGAGCAGTTCAGCGCATTCATCAAGGACGAGATCGCAAGGTGGGGCCGCGTGATCAAGGCGGCCGGTGTGCGCGTCGACCGCTGA